In the genome of Drosophila yakuba strain Tai18E2 chromosome 3R, Prin_Dyak_Tai18E2_2.1, whole genome shotgun sequence, one region contains:
- the LOC6538867 gene encoding cecropin-C, giving the protein MNFSKIFVFIMLMLAISFGPSEAGKQRKPDKKHDRVLKTIERIGQMTRDAVEGVLLAQGATGSG; this is encoded by the exons ATGAACTTCTCCAAGATCTTTGTCTTTATCATGCTCATGCTGGCCATCAGCTTTGGGCCATCTGAAGCCGGTAAGCAGAGGAAACCGGACAAGAAACAT GATCGAGTTCTCAAGACAATT GAGCGCATTGGCCAGATGACGCGAGATGCCGTTGAAGGAGTTTTGCTTGCACAAGGAGCCACCGGCAGCGGTTGA